One window of the Micromonas commoda chromosome 11, complete sequence genome contains the following:
- a CDS encoding predicted protein, which produces MRALARSVSHRCRVTSAPSSSSWSSATRAVSATTWNGTNDSATPLGDLYAGFAPTRGFWQSPVASFATSATVWEDGGASGSTIRPQPSLKPAILVCTSKVVSPEQRKDYEAWLTEGKTLIDAVLKDKDCQAGLSVPAGRRPLPEGRFSWVHFPAAGGEAKPIRRGLKKSPPDSSENDRESLEHVRHSGAPNCETVAVVFQRQDDMERWTHSNRRAEWLKRGERFNGGDPDGALRARANVIMDDGSLGGWLPATPTGDSNHAPAVPSWKVYAAVVLAQYPIYELNMLLLLPGLEAAGEPAAWFTGATQPARGAVVQAWSSAMAVFGTLPLTQRLLRWYGFMGAKGVEGGGTAFGTAATAATAAASVGGFYLAQPHINAIVEAISGGG; this is translated from the coding sequence ATGCGTGCACTCGCCAGGAGTGTTTCGCATAGGTGCCGCGTCAccagcgcgccctcgtcgtcgtcgtggtcctccgcgacgcgcgcagtCTCCGCGACCACCTGGAACGGCACGAACGATTCTGCGACACCTCTCGGCGACCTTTACGCCGGATTCGCTCCCACGCGAGGGTTTTGGCAAtctcccgtcgcgtcgttcgcgacgtccgccacCGTATGGGAGGATGGAGGCGCGTCTGGGTCCACGATCCGCCCCCAACCCTCCCTCAAACCCGCCATCTTGGTATGTACGAGCAAGGTTGTCTCGCCGGAGCAGAGGAAGGACTACGAGGCCTGGCTCACGGAGGGTAAGACCCTGATCGACGCGGTGCTGAAGGACAAGGACTGTCAGGCGGGACTGTCGGTACCGGCGGGTAGACGGCCGCTGCCCGAGGGAAGGTTCAGCTGGGTGCATTTTCCagccgcgggtggcgaggCCAAGCCCATTCGGCGCGGGTTGAAAaagtcgccgccggactCGTCCGAGAACGATCGGGAGTCGTTGGAGCACGTGCGTCACAGCGGGGCACCGAACTGCGagaccgtcgccgtggtgTTTCAGCGCCAGGACGACATGGAGCGGTGGACGCACTCGAACAGACGCGCGGAGTGGCTCAAGCGGGGTGAGCGTTTCAACGGCGGAGACCCGGATGGCGCGCTGAGGGCTCGGGCGAATGTCATCATGGACGACGGGTCCCTCGGGGGTTGGCTCCCCGCGACACCGACGGGTGACTCAAATCACGCGCCGGCGGTTCCGTCGTGGAAGGtgtacgcggcggtggtgctGGCGCAGTACCCCATCTACGAGCTTAACATGTTGTTGCTGCTTCCGGGGTTGGAAGCAGCGGGTGAACCTGCGGCTTGGTTCACCGGTGCCACGcagcccgcgcgcggtgcggtgGTCCAGGCttggtcgtcggcgatggcggtgtTTGGGACGTTGCCGTTGACGCAGAGGCTGCTCCGATGGTACGGATTCATGGGCGCCAAGGGTGTCGAGGGGGGAGGGACCGCGTTTGGCacagccgcgacggcggcgacggcggcggcttcggttGGAGGATTCTACCTCGCGCAGCCGCACATAAACGCAATCGTCGAGGCAATatccggcggcggttga
- a CDS encoding predicted protein — protein sequence MPLIEEVVHHSAALEPLDGDDAELHEDASSSKVNLDAAVAEIEAREAEHGWQTLVEGTDGDRPAVDEDGNVLSVFGEQSLHNYPDIHADWGDVRHGPLAARRPTQAGTANPYDANAGGWNTEYRAQLEHAMDMVRDSREVMKNLRELRRKKKEEDEEGVHHTYVKGQTAKEASEQWERERAERVERDKSKRLAKMEADARAAARAAEEKAGEIVGVKPLPEWIVKAGKKDGSSAEFDLAAAHREWIEALGARDSPTRTRTGRSAMNRDADEDARCDEEATEPPATPPSEKEKAESKTMKAESARSEFEVDDSNEGDFFRELSSLSPHRRAQSSRTEERDFWNEDVYGGDVNDELAQFERQMSEMCSLEISSIKRVAVAED from the coding sequence ATGCCGCTCATCGAGGAAGTCGTCCACCACTCCGCGGCCCTCGAGCCGTTGGATGGTGATGACGCCGAGCTTCacgaggacgcgtcgtcctccaaggtcaacctcgacgccgcggtcgcggagaTCGAGGCGCGAGAGGCGGAGCACGGGTGGCAGACTCTCGTGGAGGGCACCGACGGGGACcggcccgcggtggacgaagACGGCAACGTGCTCTCCGTGTTCGGCGAGCAGTCCTTGCACAACTACCCCGACATCCACGCCGACTGGGGCGACGTCCGACACggcccgctcgcggcgcgtcgaccgacGCAGGCGGGCACCGCGAACCCGTACGACGCAAACGCGGGGGGTTGGAACACCGAGTaccgcgcgcagctcgagcacGCCATGGACATGGTGAGGGACTCGCGGGAGGTGATGAAGAACCTTCGCGAGCTCAGACGTAAGAAGAAGgaagaggacgaggagggggTGCATCACACGTACGTCAAGGGCCagacggcgaaggaggcgagcGAGCAATGggaacgcgagcgagccGAGCGAGTCGAGCGGGACAAGTCCAAGAGGCTCGCGAAGatggaggcggacgcgagggcggcggcgagggcggcggaggaaaAGGCTGGTGAGATCGTTGGGGTCAAGCCCTTGCCCGAGTGGATCGTCAAGGCTGGCAAGAAGGACGGATCGTCGGCCGAGTTTGACCTCGCCGCAGCGCACAGGGAGTGGATCGAAGCGCTCGGCGCAAGGGACAGCCCCACGCGAACCAGGACCGGCCGGTCGGCGATGAACCGGGatgcggacgaggacgcgcgatGCGATGAGGAGGCCACcgagccgccggcgacgcctccgagcGAGAAGGAAAAGGCGGAGTCGAAGACGATGAAAGCGGAGTCGGCTCGCTCAGAGTTTGAAGTCGACGATTCCAACGAGGGAGACTTCTTCCGCGAGCTGTCCAGCCTGAGTCCGCACAGGCGCGCGCAGTCGTCGAGGACCGAGGAGAGAGACTTCTGGAATGAGGACGtgtacggcggcgacgtcaacgacgagctcgcccaGTTTGAGCGGCAGATGTCGGAGATGTGCAGTCTCGAAATCTCGTCCAtcaagcgcgtcgccgtcgccgaggactgA
- a CDS encoding predicted protein codes for MASLAAFAPSLAALRPKAAKTSKVSKAVVAERRTETVVPAISTRRALLGGAVSAAMTLAMSPGPAAAKDGKNGVYWIEPKDGATVAQEFKVKMGVIGYELAPASEGLQEGTGHHHIVVDQEGGYVDKGVEIPFDATHLHFGKAQKEGTVKLEPGTHTLTLQFADAKHRSFGKKFAKTITVNVE; via the coding sequence ATGGCGTCTCTCGCCGCTTTCGctccctccctcgcggcccTCAGGCCCAAGGCGGCCAAGACCTCCAAGGTCTCCAAGGCGGTGGTGGCCGAGAGGCGCACCGAGACTGTCGTCCCTGCGATTAGCACCaggcgcgcgctcctgggcggcgcggtgagcgcggcgatgactcTCGCGATGTCCCCCggccccgcggccgcgaaggACGGCAAGAACGGCGTGTACTGGATCGAGCCGAAGGACGGCGCGACCGTGGCGCAGGAGTTCAAGGTGAAGATGGGCGTCATCGGATACGAgctggcgcccgcgagcgagggCCTGCAGGAGGGGACCGGCCACCACCACATCGTCGTGGACCAGGAGGGGGGATACGTCGACAAGGGAGTCGAGATTCCCTTCGACGCCACCCACCTGCACTTCGGTAAGGCGCAGAAGGAGGGCACGGTGAAGCTCGAGCCCGGGACGCACACCCTCACGCTCcagttcgccgacgccaagcaCCGATCTTTCGGGAAGAAATTTGCTAAAACCATCACCGTGAACGTCGAGTGA
- a CDS encoding predicted protein → MFFSVALLGRAAKRLGYLRLTTKRAKKGYYKGKGAIAPGRHTKRGYKLDPLRRPNFITPEIDLASFPLKPYVAKTVPKKPLLVPGGPPGAAYSTLTR, encoded by the coding sequence ATGTTCTtctccgtcgccctcctGGGGCGCGCGGCCAAGCGCCTTGGTTACCTGCGGCTGACCACCAAGCGCGCCAAGAAGGGCTACTACAAGGGGAAGGgggccatcgcgccggggcggcaCACCAAGCGAGGGTACAAGCTCGACCCGCTGCGCAGGCCGAACTTCATCACGCCGGAGATcgacctcgcgtcgttcccgcTGAAACCCTACGTCGCCAAGACGGTGCCGAAGAAGCCTCTGCTGGTGCCAGGAGGTCCCCCGGGAGCGGCGTACAGCACCCTCACCCGCTGA
- a CDS encoding predicted protein: MDAPFSPAASSPADGGELFVDMMSQPSRACCFFVHLARLPLTRRQVILGRKEQLLDSFPNPLKQVPCLVERDGFVLPESSAILKYLADRHAVADHWYPRELRARARVNAALDWQHFSLRRGAAGVTWFSLIARNMGMKTDPGMARAMLNVLRGALGKLEKTWLTDEAPFMMGSSQPCIADLLVSEEIFNLTLLEAIDEDFGMPPTLDALLGEDHPRITRFLAACQDLDWTEWRSIHGILHTARDKMAAKKKTRSRM, from the exons atggacgccccGTTttctcccgcggcgtcgtcccccgcggacggcggcgaactTTTCGTTGACATGATGTCGCAGCCGAGCCGCGCGTGTTGCTTTTTCGTTCACCTGGCGCGCCTACCGTTGACCCGCCGTCAGGTCATACTCGGTCGGAAAGAGCAACTCTTGGATTCGTTTCCAAACCCGCTGAAGCAGGTTCCCTGCCTggtggagcgcgacgggTTCGTCTTGCCGGAGAGCTCGGCGATTCTCAAGTATCTCGCAGACCGTCACGCGGTGGCGGATCACTGGTACCCGCGTGAGcttcgggcgcgagcgcgggtcaacgccgcgctcgactgGCAGCACTTCTCGCTGAggaggggggcggcgggcgtcacGTGGTTCTCCTTGATTGCGCGCAACATGGGCATGAAAACCGACCCGGGTATGGCTCGAGCCATGCTGAATGtgctgcgcggcgcgttggGAAAACTCGAGAAGACGTGGTTGACGGACGAAGCGCCGTTCATGATGGGTTCGAGCCAGCCCTGCATCGCGGACCTGCTCGTCAGCGAG GAAATCTTCAACCTCACGctcctcgaggcgatcgacgagGACTTTGGGATGCCTCCCACGCTAGATGCGCTGCTCGGGGAGGATCACCCGAGGATCACCAGGTTCCTAGCCGCGTGTCAGGACCTGGACTGGACCGAGTGGAGGTCGATACACGGCATCCTGCACACCGCGCGGGACAAGATGGCGGCGAAGAAAAAgacgaggtcgaggatgTGA
- a CDS encoding predicted protein — MRSSLGSLGRALRGAFSRAASSSTASSSSSTSVASAAPPASSYRFHPEHFPEVPPVPLALGLAGAIPFVALAAPVSASIGLEGVFPEAYRAAAQAGYGAAILSFLGGTQWGFAASGYGAAHVAAGSGKVAADAAFAIANLANLAGPGRYVYGVAPSLYAWAALALPVPAQLVALAGGLGAVLAGDAHLASKGLMPRWLMPLRFVLTGTAVISLLSSVPAAYERQKAEDWEKTMVSKLKSRAPKTDEALRRSTKDLAQTTGSLRDARNAAEAAAKRVAELEAAAGAREAELAMTRGAKEAEAEVARARVEAVTAEAAAARAELQTATMKLVNAEAEAVSLRKRLLEAEATLRGKGIMEEVERRIGKDE, encoded by the coding sequence ATGAGGTCATCACTCGGATCCCTGGGCCGTGCGCTTCGCGGGGCGTTCTCtcgcgcggcttcgtcgtcgaccgcgtcctcgtcgtcgtcgacgtccgtggcgtcggcggctcccccggcgtcgagttATCGCTTCCATCCCGAGCACTTCCCGGAAGTTCCACCCGTCCCCCTCGCGCTGGGCCTGGCGGGCGCGATACccttcgtcgccctcgccgccccggtgtcggcgtcgatcggGCTGGAGGGCGTCTTCCCCGAGGCGTACAGGGCCGCCGCTCAGGCTGGgtacggcgcggcgatcctcTCATTCCTCGGCGGCACGCAGTGGGGCTTTGCCGCGTCGGGTtacggcgccgcccacgtcgccgcgggttcgggcaaggtcgccgccgacgcggcgtttGCAATCGCAAATCTCGCAAATCTCGCGGGCCCGGGCCGGTACGTttacggcgtcgcgccctccctCTACGCGTGGGCCGCCCTGGCGCTCCCTGTTcccgcgcagctcgtcgcTCTGGCGGGTGGTTtgggcgcggtgctcgccggcgacgcgcacctcgcgtccAAGGGTCTGATGCCGAGGTGGCTCATGCCCCTGCGGTTCGTCCTCACCGGGACGGCGGTTATCTCTCTGTTGTCCTCCGTgcccgccgcgtacgagcgTCAGAAGGCTGAGGATTGGGAGAAGACGATGGTGTCGAAGCTGAAGAGCCGCGCGCCCAAGACGGACGAGGCCCTGCGGAGGTCCACCAAGGACCTCGCGCAGACGACGGGGTCgctgagggacgcgaggaacgcggcggaggcggcggcgaagagagtcgccgagctcgaagccgcggcgggcgcgagggaggctgaGCTGGCGATGACCAGGGGcgccaaggaggcggaggcggaggtggcgagggcgagggtgGAGGCCGTGACCGctgaggccgccgcggcgagggcggagctccagacggcgacgatgaagcTGGTaaacgcggaggcggaggctgtgAGCCTGCGCAAGAGGCTcctggaggcggaggcgacgctgcGGGGGAAGGGCATCATGGAGGAGGTCGAGCGGAGGATCGGCAAGGACGAGTAG
- a CDS encoding predicted protein: MYRDDGEDDDDAAHPGWGVDERLLRFRAGPPAPREDPGAIRGRLPTFTGPVDDAPVGPQEVPGAQLPHRATQPSIAEMMADPMGTLSALPEHTQRLVLAQSMLSQQQILMGELARRRHWEQERWMHWQQLQAKQKAEQEERERARREEEERERARREEEEREERERQEAAKAARGRWKMFSKVKGATGVLKAKAEERKAADGRGSPPRFTSNGDDDDDDPHGVKSYVVPRRPDGLVDLRPEPPLPAVPELLSYNTDDGVDRSAFAAKKRAELDRLTGEEGVREAVLAAASLLDPATLARRGELRREAALRRYRRLDDDHEPDDDDENVSPAENYGDEYEGKRAIGGALEYARRLEEEAELAMREFKFVKAESVWRRLLAVEVGVAVGGIRSKAAAVLAASMPASLHRSAEADEEADPVEAAPALYQLSRALRAQPGRRRDEEAILLRSLRALEQAGRADGTNQQGVSDGDARLTYRVLSALHAAGVAIDAEVNDTYDDDDDGKDDFDDEAALVYAARALSLAERRHGPWHPTTADALCRVASSLVRAGQLHDAVERLQRALTISRRARGDTHGETGYILCALAQTHKRLGNFERASRLEAEWRKCAPRARQPRPPTRMQPPAMLQPAGRGDVRSFREKVVDVPVPKAGVAANEASNAGPPPSRAGSDASDPLTGYFGGNLQEPRCGDGKVTRVGLVPALDLSMLPPLDFSDDEGD; this comes from the coding sequence ATGtatcgcgacgacggagaggacgatgacgacgctgCGCATCCTGGatggggcgtcgacgagcggcTCCTGCGGttccgcgcgggtcccccCGCACCTCGCGAGGATCCCGGCGCCATCCGAGGGAGGTTGCCCACGTTCACGggacccgtcgacgatgcccCCGTAGGGCCGCAAGAGGTTCCCGGCGCGCAATTGCCGCACAGAGCGACCCAACCCAGCATCGCCGAGATGATGGCAGACCCAATGGGCACCCTCAGCGCGCTACCCGAGCACACCCAGCGGCTCGTCCTGGCGCAGTCCATGTTGAGCCAGCAGCAGATACTGATGGGCGAACTCGCCCGCAGGCGACATTGGGAGCAGGAACGATGGATGCACTGGCAGCAACTCCAGGCGAAGCAGAAAGCCGAGCAGGAGGAACGAGAAAGGGCGAGGAGAGAGGAGGAAGAACGAGAAAGGGCGAGGAGAGAGGAGGAAGAACGAGAGGAGCGGGAGAggcaggaggcggcgaaggctgcgaGGGGCCGATGGAAAATGTTCAGTAAAGTcaagggcgcgacgggcgtaCTCAAGGCAAAAGCAGAGGAACGGAAGGCTGCGGACGGACGAGGTTCACCGCCTAGGTTCACCTCCAACGGCGATGATGATGACGACGACCCGCACGGCGTTAAATCATACGTCGTGCCGAGACGGCCCGACGGCCTGGTGGACCTCAGGCCGGAGCCGCCCCTGCCCGCGGTGCCCGAGCTCCTGTCGTACAACACGGATGACGGCGTGGACCGttccgcgttcgccgcgaagaaacgcgcggagctcgaccgTTTAaccggcgaggagggtgTGCGGGAGGCGGTTCTCGCAGCGGCGTCCTTGctcgacccggcgacgctcgccagACGCGGTGAGCTCAggcgcgaggctgcgctgcGTAGGTACCGACGCCTGGACGATGACcacgagcccgacgacgacgacgaaaacgtTTCGCCGGCGGAGAATTACGGGGACGAGTACGAGGGCAAGAGGGCGATCGGCGGTGCGCTGGAGTACGCCCGACGGTTGGAGGAAGAGGCTGAGCTGGCGATGCGCGAGTTTAAGTTTGTCAAGGCGGAGAGCGTGTGGCGGAGGCTTCTCGCGGTCGAGGTTGGCGTTGCCGTCGGCGGGATACGTtcaaaggcggcggcggtgctcgccgcgtccatgccCGCGTCTCTGCATCGGAGCGCCGAAGCGGATGAGGAGGCGGACCCGGTGGAGGCTGCTCCCGCGCTCTATCAGCTGTCGCGCGCGTTGCGAGCTCAGCCCGGGCGAAggagggacgaggaggccatTCTTCTTCGCTCCCTTCGAGCTCTCGAACAAgccgggcgcgcggacggcacgAACCAGCAGGGTGTGTCGGACGGCGATGCCCGTCTGACATACAGGGTACTGAGCGCGCTACACGCCGCTGGtgtcgccatcgacgcggaggttaACGACACgtacgatgacgacgacgatggaaAAGACGATTTTGACGATGAAGCCGCTCTGGTgtacgcggcgcgcgctctgtcactcgccgagcgccgtcACGGGCCGTGGCACCCGACGACTGCGGATGCGCTTTGCCGTGTCGCATCCAGTCTGGTCCGCGCGGGACAGCTCCACGACGCTGTCGAGAGGCTGCAGAGGGCGCTGACCATCTCCAGGAGAGCACGAGGCGACACCCACGGGGAGACTGGATACATCCTGTGCGCTCTGGCGCAGACGCACAAGAGGCTCGGGAACTTCGAGCGAGCGTCCAGGCTTGAGGCGGAGTGGAGGAAGTGCGCACCTCGGGCGCGCCAGCCGAGGCCACCCACACGGATGCAACCCCCGGCGATGCTGCAACCAgccggacgcggtgacgtgAGGTCGTTCAGAGAGAAGGTTGTCGACGTTCCCGTTCCCAAGGCTGGCGTCGCTGCGAACGAAGCGTCGAATGCTgggcctcctccttctcgcgcgggttcggaTGCGAGCGATCCGCTCACAGGGTACTTTGGTGGGAACCTGCAAGAGCCGAGGTGCGGTGATGGAAAAGTCACCCGCGTCGGTCTCGTGCCGGCGCTCGACCTCTCAATGCTGCCACCACTTGATTTCTCGGATGATGAAGGGGACTGA
- a CDS encoding predicted protein has protein sequence MRHVDNSSRGIGSLVAGVDKLLLSAQSTGVLNLSDRGMTEIPRAVFDAPESGGPAWWEVKELTALVASHNSIAQLPEDVAKLNALQKLDLGHNQLESLPATALASLPLRSLDVSDNKLRMLPDALPVETLAALNVSRNPKLFKLPESIGACDRLAELRVAGCALTELPRAIDGCTSLVTLDISNNRIGTLPDGMTRLASLRDLCVSGNALTALPRDVGAFTSLTRLDCRENRITCVPPSISGCSNLAEIFIGRNELTALPDALGTCAALATLDVSSNRLTELPSSLAAGAPLRTVDASGNDVTRVAPELGRCTSLRRLALEGNPIRSIRQNILSGPIGDLLAHLRSKLGAEETGVGAAFRGDESTTRAEDAARAVATAARVASEGGRASGVSLRGQRLESLPDDFWSVVARGVTSVDLGENGLRGGVDAEEVERCDGLETLLLDGNALEKWPLPCGEGRPLSLTELNLAGNKGLSAAMPPSAFSRASRLRKLDVTGIVFQPSRGPNLLRPLAETLTELRWGKAMLDAIPDEVFDLRRLRVLRLNDNHIGALSPAVARLVELDELDLTNNDLGTLPPELGLLTGLRWLGVEGNMLRMIRRPVIERGTKALLEYLRDKLPGTK, from the exons ATGCGCCACGTCGACAACAGCAGCCGCGGCATCGGCTCGCTCGTCGCTGGCGTCGATAAGCTGTTGTTGAGCGCTCAGTCAACGGGTGTGCTGAACTTGAGCGATCGTGGCATGACGGagatcccgcgcgcggt CTTCGATGCACCGGAAAGTGGAGGGCCCGCGTGGTGGGAGGTAAaggagctcaccgcgctcgtcgcgtcgcacaACAGCATCGCGCAACTCCCGGAGGACGTCGCAAAGCTGAACGCGTTGCAAAAGTTGGATCTGGGGCACAACCAGCTCGAGTCTCTCCCCGCGACCGCACTGGCGTCGCTCCCGCTTCGGTCGCTGGATGTCTCCGACAACAAACTGCGCATGCTGCCCGATGCGCTGCCGGTGGAGACCTTGGCGGCGCTCAACGTGTCGCGCAACCCGAAGCTGTTCAAACTCCCCGAATCAAtcggcgcgtgcgaccgATTAGCGGAactgcgcgtcgcgggctgCGCGCTGACGGAGCTGCCGAGAGCCATCGACGGGTGCACGTCGCTCGTCACGCTGGATATCTCCAACAACCGCATCGGAACCCTGCCCGACGGCATGactcgcctcgcgtcgctcagaGATTTGTGCGTCAGCGGCAACGCTCTGACCGCTTTGCCGAgggacgtcggcgcgtttACGTCGCTTACCCGGCTCGACTGCAGGGAGAACCGCATCACTTGCGTCCCGCCGTCCATCTCTGGATGCTCGAACTTGGCTGAAATCTTCATCGGGCGCAACGAGCTGACCGCGCTCCCGGACGCGCTCGGAAcctgcgccgcgttggccacCCTGGACGTGAGCTCCAACCGGCTCACCGAGCTTCCGTCTTCGCTCGCTGCGGGTGCGCCGCTTCGAACCGTCGACGCCTCGGGTAACGATGTCACCCGCGTCGCACCGGAGCTCGGGAGGTGCACGAGCCTGCGTAGACTCGCGCTAGAGGGGAACCCGATCCGTTCCATCAGGCAGAACATCCTGAGTGGTCCCATCGGtgacctcctcgcgcacctGCGATCtaagctcggcgccgaggaaaCCGGCGTGGGAGCGGCGTTCAGGGGTGACGAGTCGACGActcgcgcggaggatgcggcgAGAGCggtggcgaccgcggcgagggtcgcgtcggagggtggacgcgcgtcgggcgtTTCGCTGAGGGGACAGCGGCTCGAGAGCCTGCCGGATGATTTCTGGAGCGTAGTCGCCAGAGGCGTGACGTCCGTGGACCTCGGAGAGAACGGTTTGAGGGgtggggtggacgcggaggaagTCGAGAGATGCGACGGACTCGAGACCCTGCTGCTGGACGGAAACGCGCTGGAGAAGTGGCCGCTACCTTGCGGCGAGGGACGTCCTCTGTCGTTGACGGAGCTAAACTTGGCGGGTAACAAGGGACTCTCCGCGGCTATGCCGCCGAGTGCGTTTTCTCGAGCCTCTCGGCTGCGAAAGTTGGACGTGACCGGGATCGTGTTCCAACCGTCGCGCGGCCCGAACCTGCTGAGACCACTCGCCGAGACGCTGACGGAGCTTCGATGGGGCAAGGCGATGCTGGACGCGATCCCGGACGAAGTGTTCGACCTGCGCCGGCTCCGCGTCCTGCGGTTGAACGACAACCACATCGGCGCGTTgtccccggcggtggcgcgactGGTCGAgttggacgagctcgacctcACGAATAACGACTTGGGCACTTTACCTCCCGAGCTCGGTCTACTGACGGGGCTGCGGTGGCTCGGGGTTGAGGGAAACATGTTGCGGATGATCAGGAGGCCTGTGATTGAGCGCGGGACCAAGGCGTTGCTGGAGTACCTGCGCGACAAGCTGCCCGGAACGAAGTAG
- a CDS encoding predicted protein: MTGGFFAAGGRSDIAVARQAAGANPEIAKVLVDPKFPDAFPFGEQEMQRYDESSDFLFYSQPRFVQHIDDDAIGALTKYYAEVFPESGREDTALLDVCSSWISHYPKDYKAGRISGLGMNEEELGRNPILSDYAVRDLNEDPTLPYEDNTFDVVTNAVSVDYLTKPLEMMKEVNRVLKPGGLAVMSFSNRCFPTKAVSIWTATGDLDHIWIVGAYFHFAGGFEPPAAQDISPKPGKTDPMYVVYARKKA; encoded by the coding sequence ATGACGGgcggcttcttcgccgcgggcggtcgCTCAGAcatcgcggtcgcgcgccaggcggcgggcgccaacCCTGAGATCGCCAAGGTCCTCGTCGACCCCAAGTTCCCGGACGCCTTCCCCTTCGGCGAACAGGAGATGCAGAGGTACGACGAGTCGTCCGACTTCCTCTTCTACTCGCAGCCCAGGTTCGTGCAGcacatcgacgacgacgccatcggcgcccTGACCAAGTACTACGCCGAGGTGTTCCCCGAGAGCGGCAGGGAGGAcacggcgctcctcgacgtgtGCTCGTCGTGGATCAGCCACTACCCCAAGGACTACAAGGCTGGTCGGATCAGTGGGCTCGGCATGAACGAGGAAGAGTTGGGTCGCAACCCAATCTTGAGCGACTACGCGGTGAGGGACCTCAACGAGGACCCGACTCTGCCTTACGAGGACAACACCTTCGACGTGGTGACCAACGCCGTGAGTGTCGACTACCTCACCAAGCCGCTGGAGATGATGAAAGAGGTGAACAGGGTGCTCAAGCCCGGTGGACTGGCCGTGATGAGCTTCAGCAACCGGTGCTTCCCGACCAAGGCGGTGTCCAtctggacggcgacgggtgaCCTGGACCACATCTGGATCGTCGGTGCCTACTTTCACTTCGCGGGGGGTTTCGAGCCTCCGGCCGCGCAGGACATATCTCCCAAGCCGGGCAAGACGGACCCGATGTACGTCGTGTACGCCAGGAAGAAGGCGTGA
- a CDS encoding predicted protein: MSRGDGTPWMSGHLPRYSDPKDDPTGGVDVEMRKVDIALVESTPPARPRECGSPAVDGYSHVVPDCLVKSRTNVEFDRSEAARSEQVAWYEEHASYDGLAVAWGIGHRKPTAAACAAACRAHKPGPPHHGPFADLPCNAWVWCPVMETKGCFEPDAHTHGPGDCWLKFTETPENVEVNQRGANDAPGTVKDGATYRKRHPDAPRLAHWTSGVMLPPGWTPSNGTYGPRATW, encoded by the coding sequence ATGTCTCGGGGTGACGGTACGCCGTGGATGTCGGGCCACCTGCCGAGATACTCGGACCCTAAAGATGACCCGACGGGAGGTGTCGACGTGGAGATGAGAAAGGTGGACATCGCGCTGGTCGAGTCGACTCCTCCGGCTCGACCGCGGGAGTGCGGCTCGCCCGCGGTTGACGGGTACTCGCACGTGGTTCCCGACTGCCTGGTCAAATCACGCACCAACGTCGAGTTCGATCGGTCGGAAGCGGCGCGGTCAGAGCAGGTGGCGTGGTACGAGGAACACGCGAGCTACGACGGTTTGGCGGTGGCGTGGGGAATAGGACACAGAaaaccgacggcggcggcttgcgcGGCGGCTTGTCGGGCACACAAACCTGGACCTCCTCACCACGGTCCGTTCGCTGATTTGCCCTGCAACGCGTGGGTTTGGTGTCCGGTGATGGAGACGAAAGGATGCTTCGAACCGGACGCGCACACCCACGGACCCGGGGACTGTTGGCTCAAGTTCACGGAGACGCCGGAGAACGTGGAGGTGAATCAAcggggcgcgaacgacgcgccggggacggtcAAGGATGGCGCGACGTACAGGAAAAGGCACCCAGACGCTCCGAGGTTGGCGCACTGGACCAGCGGGGTGATGCTGCCGCCGggatggacgccgtcgaacggGACGTACGGTCCTAGGGCGACGTGGTAG